From the Triticum urartu cultivar G1812 chromosome 4, Tu2.1, whole genome shotgun sequence genome, the window GGTCGGCAATCATTTATACTAGGTTTAAAAGCCCAGTCTGATACACTTTAGTCAAAATATGTGGAAAATGTAATGGATTGGTCCAGCTTAGATGAAAATCATTTGGCTTGCATGAAATTCGTCTAGTTTTGTTCAAATCCAGTTTGCAATGTATACGTGCAACGTTGGATGGTTGGCTACCATACCACTATCCGCGGACAAAAACCGTGTCCGTTTTAAGGGTTtgcattggagatgccctaactcAAGTCAGAAGATTGAAGAGCCTAGATTACAAATGAAGAAATGTTAAGTCGAAAAGGATTATCCTCATTCTCAAAGAATGAGGGGCAAGGGGATTGATACCGAGAAAGATTTCTTCTTATTATAAGACGTGCTTTCATTTGCATATGTTTGGTAAAAGGACAATCTTTTCATAAATGAAAAGTGTTAAATTAGAAAACATATCTCAATTGGTCTTAGTTAGTCTTGGGGTGGAGTGGAAAAAAGGTGGAGACTTCCGAACAAGGAAAAGGATTCAGGGTTGAGGGTTGCAGATTGGTTTTATAAGAACATTTTGTATATTGAAATTCACTTTGACATTTGACACATGGGAGCATATGCTCCTGCCGCCGGTAAAAAAACATTTTAAAATGTAAAAAAATTCCAAATTCTGGGGTGCACATATCAACCTTCTGTGCGCACGAAGTTTTGTGATGTACACGGAATTTTTTGTCAGAATTGTGACATTTCAAAATACGCTATATCGAGCATTCTTCCTTTCTTTCAAGAGGTTAATATTCTAATTCCTCTCGACCATAGAGTCTTTCTAGAGGTTATGATACAAAGTCCTAGGTTATTCAAAGTTTCGAGAGTTAAGTTTTGTCGCCTTGACTAACGCCCTGCGATTGCAACTTGCAAATACAAATCCTCTTCTTTTCTTAATGCGAGAGGTCTCTGTCACAAAACTCTTCTAAAAGCAACCTGCTCAGCTGTGTGTACAGTAAAAAATAACCACAGCACAACGCCGCAACATATGATCTTTGTATAAAGGCAGCCAAACAACATACTGAACGAACTGGCATATATATTGAGTAGGGAGAGTATGTATTATTTAGCAAAAGATATTCAGAATGGGCGACACCAACTCTTTACTATGTGTAGCTGAACACAAGACGTAATATAGGACTCACGACGTGGGATGAGCCAACAAAATGATAGCGAGGATCCGATAACAACCTAACAAAATTTGTCCCCATGAGCCAACCTCACCTGACACTAATTCACTGTCAAGATCCTGACGAGAGATGATGCGCTGAGACGATGCACCGCAACAACTGAATCTCCTGACTTGCAAAGGCCGAGCTTCTTGGCATAATCCAGGGCAAAACTGACGGCCTCCTCGGTGGCCTCAGTATCAGAAGCCTTTGCGGTAGCGGCACTCAACATTGGAATGAGGCCCCTAACTATGAGACTCTGCCTTGCAGGAGCCTCGTCGCTGCAAGTCCAGTCAAAATCATTGTCGGTCTTCAGCTCTGGAACCACGCAGTTCAATACTGGCATCGCTGGCCTGTACTTCGCGACGAGCCTTGCAGTCGTACCTCCCCTCGTGAGGACCAAGATAAGCGATGCCTTGGAGACATTAGCCGTCCGAACAGCTGACGATGCCAAACTCTCAAGTGGGCTCATAGGAACTGGTGCTGCTGCGGTAATCAACTTGAAGACTGCACCGTGATCCACATAGGTCTCTGCCATTAAGCAGATGCTGGACATTGTCTGCACTGCTAACTCTGGATATGCCCCTGCTGCAGTCTCGCCGCTAAGCATCACGCAGTCAGTTCCGTCTAGGACAGCATTGGCGACATCAGTTGCTTCTGCCCGTGTAGGGCGGGGAGACTTGATCATCGACTCCAGCATCTGGGTTGCAGTGACAACAGGCTTTCCTTGTTGATTGCATTTGAAGATCATCACCTTCTGAGCAAAGAAAATCTTCTCAATTGGGATCTCCATACCCAAATCTCCTCGTGCAACCATGAAGGCGTCTGAATTTGCAAGTATGTCATCAAAATTAGCAACACCTTCCTGATTCTCAACCTGCACGTAAGAAACTAGCATAAGACAACAGCAATAAAACAACCTCAAATAAAATGCAAGCCTGTGGGCATAAACATACCTTGGACATAAGTATGATTGACTTGGCATGCTCACCGAGCACACTTCGGACCATCTGAAGGTCTGATCCTTTCCGTACAAACGAGAGTGCTATCATGTCGATCTTGTTTGGCACTCCCCACTGTAGGATATCCACCTTGTCCTTTTCTGTAAGTGTTGGGAGATCTACAATGACGCCAGGAAGATTGACATTCTTCCTCTCACCTAGGAGAGCAGAGTTCTCACATCGGCAGCGAACTAGACCTTTCTCAGGATCACAAGAAAGCGCTGTGAGCGTGATGGTGCCATCAGCACATAGTATAGTGCTCCCAGGCTTCACGTCTACAGCCAACTTTTTGTAGCTCATGGAAATCATGGTCTCATCACCCTGGATGGTATAATCTGTGGTTATGGTAATCTCTTGCCCCTGATTCAGCTTTACAGGCTTGCCGTCTTTCAGAAAGCCTGTGCGAATTTCTGGTCCCTGTAACAAAGACAGTAGATTGGCATAGTTGAGAAAATAAATAATGCTGTCCAAATAGATTTCTAGGCACAAGGTCATGAAAGCAGTTTTTAGTAAGTAGAATGAAGTAATCCTGATATGCAAGCCGGAAAGCTAATAATTCATAATCTATATATCATCCAAGCGAATGAATATCTAGTGCATTGGCTACTTGGCTAGATCCTGCAAAACGTATGCCACAAGTAAATTATATCTTGTATATAATGCATTTCATCAGGTACTAAAATCCAGGCCAGTACTACTATCGATCACAAAATCACTCACCTTCAAAGTCAACCCCAATTATTTATAAACAGACCAATAATATAGAGCCACCAAATGAAACATGAATAACAAGCCAAAGGATAGGTGAATTGCACATTGGTCATTGCACGTTTTTATGACGTGCAGTTTCTTGATGTTTAGACTTTTACAATCATATATAGCTGCAAACTTGAACTTTTCTACACAAGGTATACTAATAAATTGTGGTGCTACTAATGAACCAGTAAAGTGGTAGCTTGAACGACCAATCTGGTTTCTATACTATACATGTATATAACAGCATTTCTTCTTAGAGGTGTGTGTTTCTTTCGTTGCTTGTACAAGCTGGTACGTGTGGGAACCTACAAAGCATCAAGAATATTTTATATATCCTGAACTATCACAGACGCACACAAAAAGTGTTAAACCACATGGTACAAGAAACCATCCCATTGAATTGCATGGCACCCGATGGTGTTACACTGCCTCTTTTGCGGAAGGCATATGTTTCTGGGTGTTATAAAGGTCCGATCATATTTCTTCAGCCCACAAATGAACAGTATATGGCACTTTCTGGATCTGTATAGCAAGGATTAATACCAACCGCCTGTAATCAGGGCGAGATGGTGATATGATACATGTGTAGTCGACTATACAATCTTGCGGATATGGATATGGATGATTTATATGTGTAGTCGACTACAGAAAAGGACTTCTGAACATATGTCATACATTCATATAGTATGATTAGAATATAGCGCAAAAGATTTAATCAGGGAGTGGTTAGCACTATTAATGCATCTGACAGCAACCTTATATAGCAAAACAACCAGTACACCATACATTCGAAGTAACTGTGAACGGGACACATTATGATCTGCCAATTTGGACACCAACATTTAGCATGAAAAAACAAATTTGCTAGGCCTAGCTGCCACAGCCCAAAGCTACCAATCCATGAAGGAACAATTGTCCAGAGGACAATACAAATTCACATTGTTCAATATAACACACTAGATTTCTTGTCTCGGCATTTGTCTTCAGAACACTGAAGACGCCTAATTGTATGCAAGCTGGCACAACAAATCCAAACTAGGAACTATCTGTATGACAATGTAAGACCTCTAGGACGAAGTTTTGTGCTCATTGCTACGCCTGTCGTCCAAAAAAGGTACAGGCACAATTGGaaatttactttccatgcatatAAGCTATTTTACGCAATAAATACATCAGAATGAAAAGGAAAATATGCGCACAAAAAATAGATCGGGTCAAGTAGTTCCTATGATATATGACAAGCCAATCACAAGGTAAACCTAGAGCGCGCAAATTGGCTTGAAATACAAGATGTAGGGGCATGCAGACCTTGGTGTCGAGCATGACCGCGCAGAGGATGCCGGTGATGTCCATGGCCTTGTGGAGGTTGTCGAGGGTCTCCTGGTGGTACTCGTGGGATCCGTGCGAGAAGTTGAACCTGGCGACGCACATGCCGGCGCGCAGGAGGCGCGCGCACATCTCCACGGACCGCGAGGCGGGGCCGAGGGTGCAGACGATCTTGGTCTTGGCGCGCCGCCGCCAAATCTCCTCCGGCCCCGCGCCGAGCGCCAGGTCCGCCATTGCACGGCCGGGGAAAGGGAGGGGTGGTGCGAGACGAAGGACCCGCCGAGGCGCGAGCGGTTGATGCGTAGCGgcgaggagaggagaggaggttgGATCGGAAGGGACGGTGGCGGTGCGAGAGAATATATAAAGGGTGGTGCGGGGGAAGGCGTACGAGCCGGGGTGGCCGGGGGCGCTAGGGTAAAACGGTAGGGCTGGGTTCACTTTTTTTTCCTCCTTTTTGCAAAATATATACGTGTGTACATACGCGTCTGGCCTTCTCGTCAAGGAAAAAAACATGTTGCCTTTTGGGGTTTTCTTGTGGAAGAGGGCTTAATTCGTTTTCCTTCATTGCGTTTTAAGCTTGCAGAGGAAGTATTGGAGTATTATGTATTTCAAGTGATATTACTTGTAGGACAATTTAGACCTTGATTAGCTCCCCTAATTCGATTCAGAAGAAGGTCCATAGCGAGCCAATACGGGCTTCTCTTCAAATATAGGCAGCTTCTACAACAACCTCTAGCGAAAATATTTTTATTGGTGAATGACTAGCAAAAATGTCGAAACATAATTCAACGGTCCCTCTCACGTTTACATTCCACTAGACCTAAAATGCGCACTTGAAGTGCTCTGTCATATTAAGCGAACGAGTTGCTAAGTAGATTGTTCATTATGCAAAGGCCAAGGTTTtgcaccccctcccccccccccccaaaaaaaaagaGATCAAGGGTTCGTCAACTGAGTTTTTTTTATAATTCACCGCTTTATTTAAACATCAATAATGTCATCAATACAAATAATGTCTAGAGTGGTGATTAATCAAACAGGACATCCAAATGGAAGTTGGTCGCAACCTTCGTCAAAATGTGCTTCAAAACTTGATTCTCTTCCTTCATGCACAATCTCGAATCCCATAAAAGAGCGTAGCTTCGAGTTGATCCTCGATGATCACCACCAATGGACCCATCTAAATGACAAACTATGGCCGTGCAATCTATGGTCACTCTTACTCGGGGAAGATTCAGATCATATGCCAACGGTAACACCTCGCAACACGATGAAGCTTGTAAAATCTCAGGGTTAGCTAAACCTTCGTAACAGATGATTGAAGCTCCCAAATGAACTTCCTTGGTTATCCCTACAGACTATTGCACATGATCTCATCTCCTCCTTCCTGTATATAATTGCATCTAAGTTAATTTTTCTGACCCTTCGGAAGGCTTCACCACTTTTCTCACTGTGCTCCTTTTACCCCCAGTACCAGTTTGTTTCTTTGGCGATatcattgttggggaacgtagcatgcaatttcacaaaaaaattctacgctcatgcaagatctatctaggagatgcatagcaacgagagggggggagtgtgtctacgtaccctcgtagaccgaaggcggaagcgtttgacaacccagttgatgtagtcgaacttcttctcgtttcgaccgatcaagcaccgaacgtacgacacctccgagttctgcacatgttcagctcgatgacgtccctcgaactcttgatccaacaaagtgtcgagggagagttcggtcagcacgacggcgtggtgacggtgatgatgaagtgatccgcgcagggctttgcctaagcactacgaagatatgaccggaggcgtaaactgtggaggggcgcgccgcacacggctaacaattgttggtgtgtgttctagcggtgacccccttcatatatataggttggaggggaggagaggcagccaaggggtcctcccaattcggcctccccccttttctactccaatttggccagcccatatgAGAGGGGCGCACCATccccttaggggctggtctgtccccctcttggcccattaaggaccatgtagttgccggggagatgcccagaaccccttccggtgacccgatatgcacccggtatccccggaacacttccggtgtctgaatatcatcgtccaatatatgaatctttacccctcgaccattttgagactcctcgtcatgtttgtgatctcatccgggactccgaacaatattcggtcaccaaaacacataattcataatacaaatcgtcatcaaacgttaagtgtgcggaccctacgggttcgagaactatgtagacatgaccgagacacatctctggtcaataaccaacaacggaacctagattctcatattggttcctacatattctacgaagatctttatcggtcaaaccgcaatgacaacatacgtaattccctttgtcatcggtacgttacttgcccgagatttgatcatcgatatcctcatacctagttcaatctcgtatcggcaagtctctttactcatttcgtaatgcatcatcccgcaactaactcattagtcactttgcttgcaacgcttatcgtgatgtgcattaccgacagggcccagagatacctctccgatactcagagtgacaaatcctaatctcgatctatgccaacccaacaaacaccttcagagacacctgtagagcatctttataatcacccaattacgttgtgacgtttgatagcacacaaggtgttcctccgatattcgggagttgcataatctcatagtcaaaggaatatgtataagtcatgaagaaagcaatagcaataaaacttaacgatcattatgttaagctaacggatgagtctggtccatcacatcattctactaatgatgtgatcccgtccatcaaatgacaacacatgtctatggtcaggaaacttaaccatctttgattaacgagctagtcaagtagaggcatactagggacactttgtttttgtctatgtatccacacatgtactaagtttccggttaatacaattctagcatgaataataaacatttatcatgatataaggaaatataaaataacaactttattattgcctctagggcatatttccttcaatcataTCACGATCATTAAGGAATTTGTTAATAAATTCATTGGCGGTATGGACTTTGAAAGTTTTGATTTTTGAAGTGCTTAACAAATGGCCCATAGGGTGACTAAAACCTTAATAAATTGCTTCTCGTTCATCGAGTGTTGCACCATCGCCACCCACATATTGGCATCTTCGGCTCTACATGTCATAGTTGTTGCGGAAAAACTTCGTCGACTAGCACCCACACACTCTTCAACATCCGACATTCAATGAGTGAATGTTTCCATGGACTACTCTCCCTACTGCAGATTGCACACGCGTTCGAGTCTAATATGTTCCTTCTCAATAATGCCTCCCCTGCAGCAATCAAGTTATTGGCTAACCTCCAAGCAAAGTTTTTGATCTTTGTTAGAACCGTTACCTTCCATAGCTTATTCCACTGATTCTAAGAGCCCTCCATATCCGAGCTAGCTTCCCTCTCATTGAGCAGTGATCCTATATTCCCCATCAAGGACACCACAATTACAAAGAGATTCACTCTTGTATGATTAGGGTTTGTAAAACCGATTCATACCTCGGCCCAGAGATCTTTATCCAGATATTCATTCATCTTGTCACGAAAAGCTATATTATTAATATGATTTCCTTTTACTAGATCTCTATGTTTGGTTGTGATCATTCTAATGTGTGAGTAGTCCACCTAGGGCGTGGGAGATGTAGGGAATGGTAACATGTTATCGAGCCTAATACTTATTAAAATTATGTTTGGTTACTTTGATTATTCTTTATGAGGTTGATTGTCCATGTCATATGTAATGTCTGTTTCTAATTTAAGGGGCCAGATAACTTGATCTAGAGACCTACATGGTAAACATCAGGTGTCTAGATTCTACAACCTCCATGTGACATGTGTTGGTATCAATGAGGAGCAAAGACGCTATGAGGAGTACGAGAATCTACACCCAAAGCGTTGGTCCGATGTAACAACCTTAATAGAAGAGTCAACCATTGTTGATGGTAATGAAAGATAGGACAGTAAAGTCGAATTATCTTACATGGGAAGTTTGGTTATTTAAGGGTGACCTGCCTACCGAGTATTCAATACTACAAAGGGTAACATCACACTACTGCTAGACAATACACTTTTACTATTTAGCATGAAAAAACCCTTCCCGTGCCTAATCATCCCATTACAGGAAACACCATTACTTTAGGCCATTCTCCTATTATCATACTTTCCTTTATAAACCCTTTATTTATTTTCATCATAAACGTTTCAAAGTCTTGAAGATACCAAACTAGTCAATTCATCGAAGACTAGTGATGAGTGAATTTTTGCTCATTTCTACCTATACCGTATATTCTCAAATATATTTGATATTATCACTTCAATTTTCCCACTAATAACTATCAGGACCCACATACATCTTGACATATTGCACCCCAAGAGCGAGTGCCTCCACGACTCTTCCATGCCGCATAGAGAGCAAGTACTTGTATGCAACATGTTTCTTCCATGCCTAATATCTTCTACAAGGAGGGAGTGCTTCGCAAGGAGCCAGAGTAACATATGTAGTTTTGCTGGCACCAGTACTTTCCACAAAATCTTCCATGATCCTTCTTCACCAGATTAGTTAGTTGAACCATCATGCTTTTCGAGCCAATCTTCCCTGGGCAATTTAgtggagatcaacataagtaagAAGGCATGAGAAAGAACAGCCCGTACCACTCACCATGCCATGCTAAAAAGTTGTTATGTTCCTTGTAAAAATCAGTATGCTTAAAATAACCACAACATCGACAGGTAAAAAAAGCTCCTAAATTAGCTCTCAATTCCATACTAAATTTTCTACATTAATAAGTTCACTCACCAGATATGACGGGTCATCAATAAGACAGAAAATCAACTGTACTGCCTTGTCCTGGGAGCCAGGTTTGATTCCATATTTTTGTGAAATTTCCATTACCTATGTGTTGGATCAATCCATGTTTCATGACATCTCCTCATATTATGACCGCTCGTCATATTTGGAATGCGTGATTATTACGTTCTGCTTCAAGAATAGTCCTACTAGGGAAATAGACAACTTTAAGAATCCTTGATCTCAACGAATTAGGAAACCGCAATACACACTATGCTTATCTGGATAGCAAACCAGGTTAAAAGgctctgatgacccacaagtataggggatcgatCGTAGTCCTTtgaataagtaagagtgtcaaacccaacgaggagcagaaggaaatgacaagtggttttcaacaaggtaatctctgcaagcactgaaattgtcggtaacgagtagtttgacagcaagataatttgtaacaagcaagtaacggtaaataaagtgcagaaaggtagcccaatccttttgtggcaaaggacatgccaaaatggtctcttatgataagcaaagtgttcttgagggtatacgagaatttcatctagtcactttcatcatgttggtttgattcatgtttgctactttgataatttgatatgtgggtggaccggtgctattcttacttgaacaaacctcctacttatgattaacctctcacaagaatccgcaactacgagaaaagtactaagataaaatctaaccatagcattaaacttttggatccaaatcagtcccttacaaAGTAGCGCATAGACTAGGGTTTAAgattttgtcactctagcaacccatcatctaataactactccacaatgcattcccttaggccctaATAAGGTGAAGTtccatgtagtcgatgttcacatgacaccactaagggaatcacaacatacatatcatcaaaatatcgaacacatatcaggttcacatgattactt encodes:
- the LOC125553820 gene encoding pyruvate kinase, cytosolic isozyme-like: MADLALGAGPEEIWRRRAKTKIVCTLGPASRSVEMCARLLRAGMCVARFNFSHGSHEYHQETLDNLHKAMDITGILCAVMLDTKGPEIRTGFLKDGKPVKLNQGQEITITTDYTIQGDETMISMSYKKLAVDVKPGSTILCADGTITLTALSCDPEKGLVRCRCENSALLGERKNVNLPGVIVDLPTLTEKDKVDILQWGVPNKIDMIALSFVRKGSDLQMVRSVLGEHAKSIILMSKVENQEGVANFDDILANSDAFMVARGDLGMEIPIEKIFFAQKVMIFKCNQQGKPVVTATQMLESMIKSPRPTRAEATDVANAVLDGTDCVMLSGETAAGAYPELAVQTMSSICLMAETYVDHGAVFKLITAAAPVPMSPLESLASSAVRTANVSKASLILVLTRGGTTARLVAKYRPAMPVLNCVVPELKTDNDFDWTCSDEAPARQSLIVRGLIPMLSAATAKASDTEATEEAVSFALDYAKKLGLCKSGDSVVAVHRLSASSLVRILTVN